One window of Brevibacillus choshinensis genomic DNA carries:
- a CDS encoding LysE family translocator — translation MDLTLLLSFLAVSVLLTLTPGPDILFVIAQSISNGRKAGIATAMGLTTGLIAHTTAAALGITAILYNSAFAFQLVKYAGALYLLYLAYQAIKEGATPLTTAAPEIKSPLRLYRTGILMNVLNPKVSLFFLAFLPQFITPGTGNEPLQMMILGVIFMIQTIILFSAVAVFAGIFGQKLLGRASVGKYVNYGKAILYAGIGIRIALAEK, via the coding sequence ATGGATCTCACTCTGCTTCTCTCTTTCTTGGCAGTATCGGTCTTGCTGACGCTGACTCCCGGACCTGACATTCTGTTCGTCATCGCACAGAGCATCTCAAACGGTCGTAAAGCTGGCATCGCTACAGCCATGGGGTTGACGACGGGTCTCATCGCTCACACGACTGCAGCCGCTTTAGGTATCACGGCCATTCTTTACAACTCCGCTTTTGCCTTTCAGCTCGTCAAATACGCTGGCGCTCTTTATCTCCTTTATCTGGCTTATCAAGCGATAAAAGAAGGAGCAACCCCCTTAACCACAGCTGCACCAGAAATAAAGTCCCCCCTACGACTGTATCGCACCGGGATCTTGATGAATGTCTTGAATCCTAAAGTATCGTTGTTCTTCCTGGCGTTTCTTCCACAGTTCATTACCCCAGGAACAGGAAATGAGCCACTCCAGATGATGATTCTCGGAGTCATATTCATGATTCAGACCATTATCCTCTTTTCAGCCGTCGCTGTTTTTGCCGGGATTTTCGGTCAAAAATTACTAGGTCGCGCCTCTGTCGGAAAGTATGTCAATTACGGTAAAGCGATCTTGTATGCTGGAATCGGTATCCGAATTGCTCTTGCTGAGAAATAA